A section of the Spirosoma pollinicola genome encodes:
- the udk gene encoding uridine kinase, producing MTKKPFIVGITGGSASGKTSFLKGVLNAFNDDQICLISQDNYYLSRDVIPVDDQGIHNFDLPETINHHLYAQHIGQLRSGEMVTQKEYTFNNPNIVPKMLTFHPAPIIIVEGIFVFHFRELADQMDLKIFIDAKNSIKLERRVKRDAEERGYDIDDVMYRWKYHVKPTYRQFIKPYRAEADIVIPNNNHYQKGLNVVIEFLKTKV from the coding sequence ATGACCAAAAAACCATTTATCGTTGGCATTACCGGCGGCAGTGCTTCGGGAAAAACATCTTTCCTGAAAGGAGTACTTAACGCGTTCAACGATGATCAAATCTGCCTGATTTCGCAGGATAATTACTATCTCAGCCGCGACGTTATTCCTGTCGACGATCAGGGAATACATAACTTCGATTTACCAGAAACCATCAATCATCATCTTTACGCGCAACATATCGGGCAATTGCGCAGTGGCGAAATGGTCACACAGAAAGAATATACGTTTAACAACCCGAATATTGTTCCAAAGATGTTAACGTTCCATCCTGCGCCTATTATCATTGTGGAAGGTATCTTCGTTTTTCACTTCCGCGAACTGGCCGACCAGATGGACTTGAAAATCTTCATCGACGCTAAAAACAGCATTAAACTCGAACGACGTGTCAAACGCGACGCCGAAGAACGCGGCTACGATATCGACGATGTGATGTACCGCTGGAAATACCATGTAAAACCTACCTATCGTCAGTTTATCAAGCCCTACCGCGCCGAAGCTGACATCGTGATTCCAAACAATAATCACTATCAGAAAGGCTTGAATGTGGTTATTGAGTTTTTGAAAACGAAGGTTTGA
- the atpC gene encoding ATP synthase F1 subunit epsilon encodes MTIDIITPDRKVFSGEATAVTFPGSEGQFQVLNDHAPLVSTLDKGPVIVQTASGEQTFQVDGGVVEVLQNKVLVLAEAIVA; translated from the coding sequence ATGACAATAGATATTATTACTCCCGACCGCAAAGTCTTCTCAGGTGAAGCAACTGCCGTTACCTTTCCAGGTAGCGAAGGTCAGTTTCAGGTTCTGAACGATCACGCACCATTGGTTAGCACCCTGGATAAAGGACCGGTCATTGTGCAAACAGCCTCTGGAGAGCAAACTTTTCAGGTTGACGGTGGCGTAGTCGAAGTACTTCAGAATAAGGTCCTTGTGCTTGCAGAAGCAATCGTGGCCTAA